Genomic window (Vicia villosa cultivar HV-30 ecotype Madison, WI unplaced genomic scaffold, Vvil1.0 ctg.000327F_1_1, whole genome shotgun sequence):
ATACATCGTCGATGTCGTCGTCTTTGAATGGACGGAGAGAGATCCTTGATTGAACTATTGCATTTGCCATAACCAGATGATAAGTTTTATAGTAAAGCATCGATAGTATTATATAGTACATGATCAAAAGTCAACagctatattttatttatatgttaATGTAGGACGACTTTGTGTGCAGATCAAAAGTCATCGAGTATGTTGAGTATTGGTTGTATTGTTTTCACTTATAACTTGTCACTTATATTATTCacaattatttttagtttttttgtatatatattgttAGGTGTCACAGTTTGTTATTTGACAGTTGACTATTTACATAATTGTGATTATTATTAGTTAGTTAATTAGGGTTCATTGTTGTTAAAATAAATCAGTTTGAAAAGGCTAGAACCTTCCTTTGTaccattattataatttaatgaGATAGAATataaaaacacgttatttttACACCATTCCTTACACCTACACCATATTCACTATACACAACAAGCAAACAAAGGCAAGAACAATGACGAACATTGACATGAACTGTGataatacaaaattaattaattaattaagtgtaaAAAATTGGTTAATATAATTTATAGACTGCATAACACTTTAATTCACATTAACTATGTGAATCTCCCAAGCACGACAAAGAGCATGGATTTCTTTTTATCCACACGCCAGGCGAACACTCAATTTGTTGTGTTGATATTCATCAAACTACGTCAAATCCATAACCATCTTAAAAGAAATGGAGAACACAAGTACTAATGTTTTTATGAAATACATgtcaaattatataaaatatatgtcaCACATTTCaataatatatgcatttataCACAAATACTTTAGCACTTGTGTTCtccatttttttgaaaaatagagaGGATCTTCACTGATCTTCACAACACTAATTTGCTACTTTAGATACCAATTGTGACAGAAATGGCCATTGGGCAAATAGAAACAATCTTCTTTCATAGAAAGTAAATTGCTagattaataaaacataatacaAACCTATTATATGAAATTTGTATTcactaaaaagaaaaaattggATCTTGTTAAAATagttcaattaataaaaattggaTCTTGTTAAAATAGTTCAATTAATAGTTACGTAAAGATATCAGGTGTGAAGGCACAAGTTCAAACGCGCGACATTTCACTTGTTCATCTGAACTCCGGCTATTAGGCAACTTTACCAAAAAAGATAAATAGGATATGGTGGGGGAATGGGGAGTTAGTTGTTGGCATCGCCTACATGCCACTAAATGTTGTTAAAGGTACATCCgcctaaaaaaaaaaagaacatttgACAGTGGATTAATGATGAAAGCTTTATACAATTTGCAAAGCTTAAGTTCAAATTTCTTTAGTATAGTGTTCATATTTCAGAAGACAAAAAAGGATTTATAAAAGAATGTGTCTAATAAACATAGGCATAGAGGAAATCAAGACTACAAATCTCTAAGTGCCTGTTTGTGTTTAATAATAAACATAAGCATAGATGAACTCGAGACAATAAATCTCAAAGTTAGACTCCAATTGCAGCTATATCAGTGATTCCAAGTTCAGAACAAAGTGACTTCAAGCCAGATTCTTCCAACAGACTGAAAGCAGCAAATCCATAGTAGGAATGGTACAGATCTGGAAACTCTCCTGGGAATTTGCTGAAACCGCCATACTGGTGCAAAAACAAACATAAGCAGCAAAATCAGTTTCAAGATTAATTTGGTGCTTGGATAACACCGTGGAAGCACGGACACAGACACACCATTTTTTCAGAGGTGTTGGTGCTACTGAGGATAACACTATTTATAAACTCGGTGTCGGTGCTACTGAGGATAACACTATTTATAAACTCAAATTGATAATTTTCAATTCGCCCCTTAAAATATATGACACATTGTATGAAAAAGAAACTAGTAACTGTAGTACCTTGTATTGACAGGAAACCAAAAATCCGCGTAGGGCTTTATTGTCAACAAAGTTGCAGCCCCCTAGAATCCTTAAAACGGCTCCAATCCTGCAAAAAATGTATGATTCCTGTCAATGCTTTGACGACTTAGAAATGATAATTGTAACGTAAAAATTGAGTAAGGCTCAATATTATTCTTACCAAAATGCATAACAAGTATCGCTAGTTTTATTAGGTCTACCTTGGAATCCACCATCAGTTCCCTGTCTCTGAAAAGGAAGACAGAGTAAATGAATCTTGATCAGCAGAACAGAGAATTCAATCATGTGTAAAAGTCAGTGTTTGGCCATGGAAGTGCCGTGGCAGATTTTGGTTCTTTTGCCATGGTTTGCCATCCGCAATCAACAAATATAAGTACCCTTTAACTCGTTATTGTAGGGAAAGCAATAAATAGATCAAATGAGATGATAAATAGTCAAGGATATTATATGAAAAaacaaatgatttaattgaaaGAAACAAATTTAATACTTTTTATTGCTATATGATAAAAATCTCTGAAGCACCGACACCTCTAAAAAAAGGTGTGTCATTGTCTGTGTCGACACCGACACTTgtgatcaatttttttttttcaaattattgtcGGTGTTGTCGTGTCTGGTGTTTGTGTTTGTGTCCGTGCTTAAtagataaaaatgaaaattaaaaagagGATGTGCTACAATCTATTCAGCTTATGTTGAAAGAGTTGGTATACAAACCTGCAAGATCCAGTCCAACAGCAATGGCAAATCTATCAAAGAAGGCAAACTACAACTTGAGAGAACATTGTCTTCGATAAATCCCATTAACCGGAGAGACGCAATAGCACAATAAGTTGCACCACCTGTGACACTAAAACAAGTAATGTTGATAAATATATTTTGAGCAATAATGAGCATTTAAATAAAATGGATGAAGATTTTCTTTCAAGGTGCGTGTACAGAACAGAAACTCCTATATTTTAATATCCTACTACCAACCAAAGACATCATAGAAAAGTATCGAGAAATCTTTCATATTATCATATGAATGATAATAGCTTTAAAAGTAGGAAATTCATGCAAGAGATTATGATAGTTGATGCAATTTTTAAAATCTAGACCGAAATGGACGGTACACCTATTTGAACCGCTAACCGGCAATGTCTTTGGTTCGGTTATTTGAGCAATTTAAAGCAGTTGAACCCAATGTTGTCAAAATCTCGATCTAGATCTTAAATTCTTACGATTTTGCGATCTCGGTCACCCACAATGATCCAAATCTTAATTAGAATGATAGGTAGTAACCAAATTGAGAAAAAAATCGTAAAACCATTGATTTTCTGCGATCTTGGCCAGTTCTGGCCACGATCGGACGTTTTCCGGCAAACCACCATTACAAATATAGAAGGATGACAAGATAGAAAGGTGCAACAATTACAGTTCGGCAGAGGTCATTTTCACACGAATACACTTGTCTACCAAAATATCATGTAAAAATGCTTCAAATATATAATATTCTTTTTTCGTTTTAGCAGTATTTTACGATTTTATGTTTTACGATCTTGCTAGTATACTATTCCTCACGATcttacaaaaataattagatgAAATCTTCCGATCTTAGTTATGATCTTATGTATTACGATCTTACTATCTCGTCCCAATCGTGTGCAAGATCCCGATCTTGACAACCTTGGTTGAACCATGGCCCAAATGTCTTGCTAGTTCGACGTCTAGTTTGATTTAAACCATCGATAATGCGACAAATAACATTGCAACAGCCTTTCTTACAATATAGAATCATGTCTATATTGTGATAAGAGATTGTTTGAACTCACCATGAGATTCTGCACCAGGAACTAATCCAAATCCACCATCATAAGACTAGAAAGAAAAAACGAAAAAAGAAGGATATCAGTTTTATCAATGTACACACACATGTTCATGGACAATGCATGTTCATAATAGCACAACCATGAGATAACCTTAACTCATTTTCCATCACAAGTACTGTCAGATGCGGTTAAATTCAGCATATTTATACAAACCTGGCATTTCAATATGTAATTCTTGACTTTTTCCTTGTCCATGCCATTCCAGTTACCCAGCATGAAACAAATAGCAGCTGAAAAAGTCAATTagctaaaaaattaatatatataataaaccaTGATTATCAACTAACTAATATAACTTCCATTACATGTTTTTTCTCTAACCTGCACAATATACAAACCTAAGATCTGTTTCACCACCGGTATGAATAGGCATGAAACTGTAAAAAATGATCAAAACATCATGAATAAGAAGTAAAGTAACTCAAATTACTGACATGGCTAATGCATAATAAGGTAAGCATAAAGGGCATGACTCTAATCCAAATTTCAAAAGCTGACCTTCCATCGGGCTGTTGAAGATTCCTCATGGAAGTCGATATCGATTCAGAATCAAGATTGGAAAAATCATAACCAACGATTTTCAATATGGATAGGGCACAATAAGTACTCGCCAAGTGACTGTTGTTATGGCAAAAAACCTTCAGAAAACATAACAGAAACAACTTAGTGTCGCTTCAAATTTACCAATTTGAGATTATCAATGAAGCACAAATACTCTAAAATCTATGTCGTATCGTGTCTGATACATACCGATACGTCGATACGCTCCGATACGCCACAGATACGTATCGAACAAGTAtcgaatttttttatttaaggaaTAAAAAGTTCTGATATTTCGCAATAAGGCGGCGACACGTCGCGTTACGCTAGGGACACGTCTCCAATACGCTGCGGACACAGTTAGTTAATCTCCTATTCATATTTCTAGAACATGAATCAATCTTCCTCATCCTTAACTCTTCTTTTCTCAACTTTAATTACCTCATCACTTTCATTTTTATATTACAATaatcaaactttttctttaaTTACTTTTCTCTCGactttaactatttttttttcataactCCTTTACCAATTACAATCAAATTTTGCAAACCCAATTGGTTTTTGTTAGAGAATGATTTAAataatgtttaattttaattttttttatatacgtATCTTAACCGTATCATATCCTAGATTTTCCGATGATAAACATATCCCTGTATCGGATACATATCGTATCCGACCGTATCGTGTTTGTGCTTCATTGGATATTATCTACTGTCAGATGAACTTATCATCCGTTTTGGAAGCAGAGCTTAAGAAAACAATTAATGGCATGCTCACAACTCGGGGTTTTAAAAAACGGTCCGCGATCGTAAATACGGCCGCGGCAAAACGGTTTTGGCAGATGCCGATACCGTTATCACCGTTTTCTATATTGAAGAACAAATTGCCATTAATTTACATTGCGACGACCTCAATACACCGAAATCGCGAAAACCTTTACGCGACGGAGACCGTTTTTTAAAATTTAGTACAACCTATTTTCAACTTAATTCCATAAGCATCTCaatgaaaacaacttataactaATATGAAAAGAGTTTGACTTTATTCAATCTTTCTGTTATAAAAATAGCATATTCATTCATAAAATAAGCACTTAAAACTTATGTGATAGGTTTTTATGCtataaattaagaaaaagaagaaaaaacaaattaaCAACTGAAATTCCAAATTGAAAATAATCCAAACCCCATTTTCATCAGGAGGAAACTGCGAACTTCTGGACCCATGAAACCCATAGAATTGACCTACATCAAAACCCTTAAAAATCAataatctaaaaatcaaattattccaattcaaaacaacaaacaaacaCATTCACATACCATTGTCAGGATCAAACGTGGTTCCACGTCGAACTTGAAAAGACAAAACCCAATTGGCAATAGCTTCTTTCTCAACGTTTTGGAGAGCGTTGAGGATGTCGAGAGAAGAGATGACGAAGTATGCGAGAGTGAGGTGGTTGATTTCTTGGGATTCGTATGGGTTTGGAAGCAAGTTGTACATCATTTCAGTGAATGTGATGTGGAGATCTTTGTTCATGGTTTGCAGTGATGATGCTTCGGAGGAACTCATCGGTTGCTCTTGCTATGGATGCGTGACTGTCAATTTTCAATGACGTGGAttctcaaacaaaacaaaatagaatAAAGGGTTTAATTCAGATGGTTTCTCACTACACCCCATACTCATAGACCTCTTATGCGCACCACTGAATTGACAAAAATGACCTCCAACTTTCGTAGATTCACTTTCGGAagcacttttttaaaaaaattagtttttttttttcgtAATTGAGAAAATCAGAATATTATGTAGCTACATCTATGGAAGGATTTGAAAAGAGTGTTGTATtctgattttcccaattaattgagaaaatcctaACGTAGACGCATCTactaaaaaactaattttttaaaaaaatggggTGCTTTCGAAAGTGGATCTACGAAAACTGAggacaaaaatgaaattttgtgcGATGTGTAAGAGATTTATGGGATGCATTGAGAAATTGTCTTAATTTATATATACATCCTTTTAAATCAAATTACTTCATCATCTCATAAAAAAATATCTTATTTAAACAAAGGAATTGGACTCGAGTAGTATACGAGCTCTGTAAAAAAGGTTTGGAGAATCTTGAGTTTGATTCTGGTGATAACAATATTTAGTGATGACCTCTCGACACGAGTTCTGAATTACTAGAGTCATTTTCCCTAAAAATCATAGtgcgaaaagaaaaaaaaaatcttatttatatatacatctttctaaatcaaaTTACTTCATCATTTAGTAGAAaatatcttattttaattatgaatgtttttttaaaaaaagaaatactctcatatatttttaaaagtgTCTTCAAACATTTGAGCAATATTACGATTGGGCGGCTAATTTGATTCTTGATCCTTATTGCATGTTGTGGTAACTTTTTTCATCCTTATAAGCGCAAGTCGCCACCGTGAAAAGTCTCAATTGCTCCTAATATTTAGAGATGCATCTTCGTACGTGCTTTTTTATAGTCATTCCTCATAGAAAATTGATGAGGCACTATCATACCAAATTTTAATTTAGAGATACATCTTCACATGTTTAAAAGATGAGCCCGAAGATACATATCTGTAAATatcatttattcaaaaatcagtGGATggtccgaagatgcatctccgaacactTTTGTTTCATTGGCTCACATCAGACCCTTCCCTCTTCctccttcttcattttcttaaaaaaaaaaaa
Coding sequences:
- the LOC131626893 gene encoding geranylgeranyl transferase type-1 subunit beta-like, producing MSSSEASSLQTMNKDLHITFTEMMYNLLPNPYESQEINHLTLAYFVISSLDILNALQNVEKEAIANWVLSFQVRRGTTFDPDNGQFYGFHGSRSSQFPPDENGVFCHNNSHLASTYCALSILKIVGYDFSNLDSESISTSMRNLQQPDGSFMPIHTGGETDLRFVYCAAAICFMLGNWNGMDKEKVKNYILKCQSYDGGFGLVPGAESHGGATYCAIASLRLMGFIEDNVLSSCSLPSLIDLPLLLDWILQRQGTDGGFQGRPNKTSDTCYAFWIGAVLRILGGCNFVDNKALRGFLVSCQYKYGGFSKFPGEFPDLYHSYYGFAAFSLLEESGLKSLCSELGITDIAAIGV